In Bifidobacterium actinocoloniiforme DSM 22766, a genomic segment contains:
- a CDS encoding TetR/AcrR family transcriptional regulator, which translates to MARNAHPEETVQKILDVATDLFIRQGYDETSMQDIINHLGGLSKGAIYHHFASKEDLFDAVVNRIFAQVSPQKAARWQEQTELSAGRGKRATSGEDAPNGLEILQEEHDPTIVGPQLAAIEPIMRSFNPEKNPKLIGLQFLGLMRSARTVMSGVFARGDEDGSMQVKHPQQVAELQMLLANMWMYPLFTSGSSQELRARVEVYLTAMKALGAPVEDRGLADLIASYGSDAGRAEQTAEPQPSEEDQSRKRQRQSRQGKPTKRPKSQRR; encoded by the coding sequence ATGGCCCGCAACGCCCACCCGGAAGAGACCGTCCAGAAAATACTGGACGTGGCCACCGACCTGTTCATCCGCCAAGGCTACGACGAGACCAGCATGCAGGACATCATCAACCACCTGGGAGGCCTGAGCAAGGGGGCCATCTACCACCACTTCGCCTCCAAAGAGGACCTCTTCGACGCGGTCGTCAACCGCATCTTCGCCCAGGTCAGTCCGCAGAAGGCGGCCCGCTGGCAGGAGCAGACCGAACTCAGCGCCGGGCGAGGAAAACGCGCCACCAGCGGCGAAGACGCGCCGAACGGCCTGGAGATCCTGCAGGAGGAGCACGATCCGACCATCGTAGGCCCGCAGCTGGCGGCCATCGAGCCCATCATGCGCTCCTTCAACCCCGAGAAGAACCCCAAGCTGATAGGCCTGCAATTCCTAGGACTCATGCGCTCGGCCCGCACCGTCATGAGCGGGGTCTTCGCCCGTGGCGACGAGGACGGATCCATGCAGGTCAAACACCCCCAGCAGGTGGCGGAACTCCAGATGCTGCTGGCCAACATGTGGATGTACCCCCTCTTCACCAGCGGTTCCAGCCAGGAACTCAGGGCGCGGGTGGAGGTCTACTTGACCGCCATGAAGGCCCTGGGAGCCCCCGTCGAGGACCGGGGCCTAGCCGACCTGATTGCTTCTTACGGCAGCGATGCAGGCAGGGCCGAACAGACCGCGGAGCCCCAGCCCAGCGAAGAAGACCAGTCCAGGAAACGGCAGCGCCAATCCCGGCAGGGCAAGCCGACGAAGCGGCCGAAGTCCCAGCGACGATAA
- the rpsD gene encoding 30S ribosomal protein S4, with protein MTNVQRSRRQVRLSRALGIALTPKAQRLFEKRPYAPGEHGRTRRRTESDYAIRLREKQRLRAQYGVSEKQLRAAYERGTKESGQTGDAMMRDLESRLDALVLRAGIARTTAQARQYVVHRHIMVDGNIVDRPSYRVKPGQTIQVKPKSQTTVPFQIAAEGVHRDVLPAVPGYLDVDLASLKATLTREPKVEEIPVQVNIQYVVEFYAR; from the coding sequence ATGACTAACGTTCAGCGTTCGCGTCGGCAGGTCCGCCTGTCCCGCGCCCTGGGCATCGCGCTGACCCCCAAGGCCCAGCGCCTGTTCGAGAAGCGCCCCTACGCCCCCGGTGAGCACGGCCGCACCCGCCGCCGCACCGAGTCGGATTACGCCATCCGCCTGCGCGAAAAGCAGCGTCTGCGGGCCCAGTACGGCGTCTCCGAGAAGCAGCTGCGCGCTGCTTACGAGCGCGGGACCAAGGAGTCGGGTCAGACCGGCGACGCCATGATGCGCGACCTGGAGTCCCGTCTGGACGCCCTGGTCCTGCGTGCCGGCATCGCCCGCACCACCGCCCAGGCCCGCCAGTACGTGGTGCACCGCCACATCATGGTCGACGGCAACATCGTCGATCGTCCCTCCTACCGTGTCAAGCCCGGCCAGACCATCCAGGTCAAGCCCAAGAGCCAGACCACGGTGCCCTTCCAGATTGCCGCCGAGGGCGTTCACCGCGACGTGCTCCCCGCGGTCCCTGGCTACCTGGATGTGGATTTGGCCTCTCTGAAGGCCACCCTGACCCGTGAACCCAAGGTCGAGGAGATTCCGGTGCAGGTCAACATCCAGTACGTGGTGGAGTTCTACGCCCGCTGA